The genomic stretch AGCCCCTGCGGCTGGTGCCGGATCTCGACACGGTGGCGGGGCTTTCCGCCGAGCGGGATGCGCTCTGGGCAAGGGTGGGGGCGGCGGCGTTTCTGAGCGATGAGGAGAAGAGGGAGGCCGTGGGGTATTGAGAGCTCTTTCCCTCTCCCCGTGCGGGAGAGCGCGCCACTGTTCCCGCTGCGTCTCTCCGCGATCGTGTTGTTCGTATTCCCCGGCATCCCACGGATGCCGGCCACAGAAGACCCTGCTAGAAGTGGCGCTTCACCTATACCGATAAGCGCCCATGGAGATCCAGCCCCACACGCCCCCCGGCGCCTCCCTCATCCCCGCCTGGCTGCCACCCGATGTGGAGGCCGCACTCATGGCCTTTCTAGACGCCGGCCTCTGGAGCGGGGAGCTGAAGCGGCGGGTGCAGCATTTTGGTTATCGCTATGACTACCGCGCCAGGATCGCCTCCCGCGAGAGCCGGATCGGGCCGCTGCCGGGCGTGCTGGAGCAACTGGCGCGACGGCTGGCGGAAGAAGGCCTGTTTGGCGCGGTGCCGGATCAGGTGATTGCCAATGAATATTGGCCGGGGCAGGGGATCAGCGCCCATGTGGATTGCCAGCCGTGTTTCGGGCCGGTGATCGCATCCGTCAGTCTGCTCTCGGCCTGCCAGATGGTGTTTCGCCATCAGGGCGATGGCGAGATGCGGGCGGTTGTCCTGCCGCCGCGCTCCGTCCTCGTGCTGGGAGGTCCGGCCCGCCATGACTGGACCCATGAAATCCCGGCGCGCTTGAGCGATGTCATCGACAGTCGGCGCGTGGCGCGAGAGCGTCGGGTGTCACTCACCTTTCGCAGCATGCGGTTCTGACCCTGCGGCAGGGGACCGCCGGAACAATCCTTGTCACTTCAAGCAGCGCT from Peteryoungia desertarenae encodes the following:
- a CDS encoding alpha-ketoglutarate-dependent dioxygenase AlkB — encoded protein: MAFLDAGLWSGELKRRVQHFGYRYDYRARIASRESRIGPLPGVLEQLARRLAEEGLFGAVPDQVIANEYWPGQGISAHVDCQPCFGPVIASVSLLSACQMVFRHQGDGEMRAVVLPPRSVLVLGGPARHDWTHEIPARLSDVIDSRRVARERRVSLTFRSMRF